The Clostridia bacterium DNA segment CAACAAAACCGTCTTTATCTGTAAGATTTGCAAATTTTAAGAAAGAACTCTTGATATGATTTATATCTTTAAAATAATCAAGATGGTCTTCTTCGATATTTAAAATAACTGATGCATACGGATAAAATTTTAAGAAACTTTCAACATATTCACATGCTTCGCAGATGAAATAATCTTTTTTGCCTATGTTTAAGTTTCCGCCTATTTTGTCGAAATCTCCGCCAATGGAGATGGTAGGCTCTTTGTTCCCCTCTAAAAATACTGATGCCATCATAGAGGTTGTAGTCGTTTTCCCGTGAGTTCCGCAAATGTTAATAGGAAAATTATATCCTCTCATAATCTCGCCTAAAAGGTCGCATCTTTCTATTGTAAGAATATTTTTTTCTTCCCCCGAAATAAGTTCAGGGTTATCTTTCTTAACTGCGGCAGTATAAACAATCATCTGAGGGTTCTTAACATTTTCACTTTTATGGCCGATAGAAACTTCGGCACCCATATCGATAAGTTCTTTAACATTTTTTGACAAACCGATATCCGAACCTGAAATTTTATGCCCGTCAGCAAGGAGAAGTTTTGCAAGTGAACTCATGCTGACTCCGCCTATCCCTATAAAGTGAATGTGAGAATTTTTATCTTCTAAAACGCTTCTTATCATAAAAGCAAACACTTCCCATTTTGAAATATATATTTATTATATAAAACTTAATATTATATAGTCAATATTTTTTATAAAAAAATAAAAAAACATTTTACAAATGGAAATACTTGTTGTATAATAATATCGTACATATCTAATGTCAAAATTTTTTACACTAAGGGGTTTAGACAGTGTGAAAAAAGAAAGGGGAGGTGTCGGATTATGAATATCACAGATATCCGTGTTCGTAAGGTTAACTCTGTTGTTGGCAAAATGAAAGCAGTTGTTTCCATTACAATTGATGATTCCTTCGTAGTACATGATATTAAAGTTATCGAAGGGCAGGAAAAACTCTTTATCGCTATGCCTAGCAGAAAAACTCCGGATGGAGAATTTAAAGACATAGCACATCCGATTAACGCTGCTACAAGAGAAAGTTTAGAGCAGTTAATTCTTAACGAATACGAAAAAGTTATGGCTGAAGAAGAATCGGAAGAATAATACGCGCCTTTTATGATTTTACCTTTTTGGGTTAAATCAGATTGTTTTTGTTGTATTGGTTTACAGTAAAATCTGGAGAGCGAGTCAGTCTTGCTTTCCATATTTTATTGTATGGTTTTTACATAAGAAAAAATTTAAATAGATAAATCAGGAGGAAAATTAAAATGATTAGTCACGGAAAGGATATTAAAATTTTCTCAGGAAACTCAAACCCTGAATTAGCAAAGGCTATTGCTAACATTTTAGGGCTTGAAGTTGGTCAGGCAACTGTTACAAAATTTTCTGACGGAGAAATTTCAGTTAACATTTATGAAACAGTCAGAGGTTCAGACGTGTTTGTTGTTCAGTCTACCTGCTCACCTGTTAATGATAATTTAATGGAACTTCTTATTATGATAGACGCATTCAAACGTGCATCTGCAGGAAGAATTACAGCAGTGCTTCCATATTTCGGATATGCAAGACAGGACCGTAAAGCAAAAGCGAGAGACCCTATCACAGCAAAATT contains these protein-coding regions:
- the spoVG gene encoding septation regulator SpoVG; this translates as MNITDIRVRKVNSVVGKMKAVVSITIDDSFVVHDIKVIEGQEKLFIAMPSRKTPDGEFKDIAHPINAATRESLEQLILNEYEKVMAEEESEE